In the Prochlorococcus marinus str. MIT 9312 genome, CACTTAGATTGGTAAAAAACAATAAGAATACTAAAAATCTTATTCTTGATGGTATCGATATATTAATTAAAAAAATATACATAGATGACTCTCTTTTAGAGGAGAAAAATTATAAACAGCAAAAAAATAATTTAGAAATTAAAAATATAAATAAAGATAGTTTTTCATTAAAAATCGAAGGAATAATTAAACCAAAGGAAAATACATCCCTTTTAGGAATGTATGAGAGCAATGGAATAATAACTACGCAATGCGAGGCAGAAGGATTTAGAAGGATAAGTTACCACTCTGATAGACCAGATATTCTAAGCAAATACACAGTGAGGATTGAGGCTGACAAGAATGATTATCCAATATTACTTTCAAATGGTAACGTCGTGAAAGAAAATAAACTTACAAATAATCGACATGAAATAATTTGGGAAGACCCATATCCTAAACCATCATATCTATTTGCATTGGTGGCAGGGAAACTTAATTGTGTAAGAGACTATTTCATAACAAAATCAAATAAAAAAGTAAAAATAAATATATATGTCGAAGATGGCGATGAAAAATATGTTCAACATGCTATAAGTTCATTAAAGAAATCAATGAAATGGGATGAGGACAAATATAACCTTGAATACGATTTATCATTATTCAATATAGTTGCAGTTAGGCACTTTAATATGGGAGCCATGGAAAATAAAAGTCTCAATATTTTTAACTCAAAACTAATACTCGCTGATTCTGAAACAACAACTGATGAAGAATTAGAAAGAATAGAAGGGGTGATCGCTCATGAATACTTCCATAATTGGACTGGTAATAGAGTGACATGTAGAGATTGGTTTCAATTATCTCTAAAAGAGGGTTTAACAGTATTTAGAGATCAACAATTCACTGCAGACCTTCATAATCATGAAATAAAGAGACTTGAGGATGCAAAATTTCTTAGAAGAAATCAATTTAGGGAAGATTCCGGTCCAACATCACATCCTGTTATGCCAGAAAAATATCAAGAAATAGACAATTTCTATACGACCACAATATACGAAAAAGGTTCTGAAATAATTAGAATGCTTAATAATCTTGTAAAAGAAAAAAATTTTTATAAAGGATTTAGTAATTACATCTCAACTTATGATGGTAAGGCAGCAACAATAGAACAATTTGTCGATAAAATATTAGAGAACAATAAGGAAATTGATCCTGAAGAATTTATAGTCTGGTACAAGCAAAATGGCACACCAAAAGTTAACTTTAAGAGAATCTGGGATCAAACAGACAAAAAACTTACAATTCAAGCCTCTCAAAGTAATCCCATAAAGAATAACCCAAATAATGATTTACCTCTAATAATCCCTATAAATTTAGCTATATTTTGCGATGAAAATAAAACAATAAAAAAAACAGTCGTTCTAAAATCCAAAAAACAAGAATTTATTTTTAGGAATG is a window encoding:
- the pepN gene encoding aminopeptidase N; this translates as MNKPISEKKISRYVKLEDYKVFDYEIPEIFLDFVIKKNSVNVKTTLRLVKNNKNTKNLILDGIDILIKKIYIDDSLLEEKNYKQQKNNLEIKNINKDSFSLKIEGIIKPKENTSLLGMYESNGIITTQCEAEGFRRISYHSDRPDILSKYTVRIEADKNDYPILLSNGNVVKENKLTNNRHEIIWEDPYPKPSYLFALVAGKLNCVRDYFITKSNKKVKINIYVEDGDEKYVQHAISSLKKSMKWDEDKYNLEYDLSLFNIVAVRHFNMGAMENKSLNIFNSKLILADSETTTDEELERIEGVIAHEYFHNWTGNRVTCRDWFQLSLKEGLTVFRDQQFTADLHNHEIKRLEDAKFLRRNQFREDSGPTSHPVMPEKYQEIDNFYTTTIYEKGSEIIRMLNNLVKEKNFYKGFSNYISTYDGKAATIEQFVDKILENNKEIDPEEFIVWYKQNGTPKVNFKRIWDQTDKKLTIQASQSNPIKNNPNNDLPLIIPINLAIFCDENKTIKKTVVLKSKKQEFIFRNVRSQFPIPLVTYFREFSSPVEWGSDTTLDEEFLILKYEKDYFIISNTVKVFYKNIIACRLNDKPDFKIENKLISTLISFINNRDINLSLLSELLSIPTFAEIESEMINIDPLKIYKTIDELNYLFGTRLKKELYFKLQEIEKNLDKVWPEGKHERKLIETIWKLLLHSNDEEIKNKIINYVDGTSMTLAKAALNSFSRIDCPERKIISKIFFNKWNNNCLVLDSWFAFNASIEINGKTSSIEKLFENKFFDSKSPNTLRAILNTFVTRNSIFHAMDGSGYKYIAKKITHFDKLNPIVISRFVKVFSRYNYYSEPYKSNMIETIKQIKRNKLSTNTKEVLDAIIE